The Juglans regia cultivar Chandler chromosome 2, Walnut 2.0, whole genome shotgun sequence genome includes a window with the following:
- the LOC118347641 gene encoding MDIS1-interacting receptor like kinase 2-like, with protein sequence MVAPVTAPPTEQETVLYCSTTISYLYWKWNEDFDKNSPKTNPPQISYLSKLEYLDLSFNKFSGKIPPKIGKLTNLKFLFLEDNNLNGSIPKEIGCVHFLTELALYKNHIDGSIPSSLGNLSNLVNLFLYDNELSGFVPPEMGNLSNLGQLFLSINHLTGPIPPTFGNLKNLSLILGNEDTAKVLGWNKRLNIVKGVVYALSYMHHDCSPPIIHRDISSSNILLDSQFEAHVSDFGTTKLSELDSSNWTSPAGTYGYIAPELAYTMKVTEKCDVYSFGVLAIEVIRGQHPGDFISSLSMPIAMENMQVKDVLDQRLPFPAAQVENELIIVV encoded by the exons ATGGTGGCTCCAGTGACTGCTCCACCGACTGAGCAAGAGACTGTGCTGTATTGCTCAACAACAATATCATATCTCTACTGGAAATGGAACGAAGACTTTGACAAGAATTCACCGAAA ACAAATCCACCTCAAATTAGCTACCTGTCAAAACTCGAATATCTTGATTTGTCCTTTAATAAGTTTTCAGGTAAAATCCCACCAAAAATTGGCAAGCTAACTAATCTTAAGTTCCTCTTCCTTGAAGACAATAACCTAAACGGCTCCATTCCTAAAGAAATAGGGTGCGTACACTTTCTAACTGAACTTGCTCTTTACAAAAACCATATAGACGGTTCCATCCCTTCTTCTTTAGGCAATTTGAGCAACTTggttaatttgtttctttatgaCAATGAACTTTCTGGTTTCGTTCCTCCAGAAATGGGAAATCTCTCCAATTTGGGTCAACTTTTTCTTAGTATTAACCACCTGACAGGTCCAATCCCTCCCACTTTTGGGAACTTGAAAAA CTTGTCCCTAATCTTGGGCAATGAAGATACTGCTAAAGTGTTGGGCTGGAATAAGAGATTGAATATTGTTAAAGGTGTGGTATATGCCTTGTCTTACATGCACCATGATTGCTCCCCACCAATTATTCATCGTGACATATCAAGTAGCAACATCTTGCTAGATTCTCAATTTGAGGCTCATGTTTCAGACTTTGGGACTACTAAGCTTTCGGAGCTAGACTCATCCAATTGGACTTCCCCTGCAGGCACTTATGGATATATTGCACCag aGCTTGCATATACAATGAAGGTAACAGAGAAATGTGATGTATATAGCTTTGGGGTATTGGCAATTGAAGTCATTAGAGGACAGCATCCAGGTGATTTCATCTCCTCACTATCAATGCCGATAGCTATGGAAAACATGCAGGTGAAAGATGTGTTGGACCAACGGCTTCCATTTCCAGCAGCTCAAGTTGAAAATGAACTTATAATTGTTGTATAG